The Xyrauchen texanus isolate HMW12.3.18 chromosome 38, RBS_HiC_50CHRs, whole genome shotgun sequence genome window below encodes:
- the LOC127631954 gene encoding endothelial cell-selective adhesion molecule-like isoform X2, translating into MEKMLMYWRSGIFLFLTLLLVFPGDSQRVEMPRKDMEVVMGQMVVLEAWYTPTTPIEKNTVIWNFMSNDSKQIISYSSGQIGIGSTEFRKRAGFAMSMPSANLSIYINNTQESDSGRYLCNVIIPGAPGLSGELRLNVKVPPSTPVCSMTGDPVVSGNVTLSCKSSYGKPVPQYKWTKAAPLSEVFFSPMQNERQGTLRLSNLTKNMSGKYVCRAINTAGTDSCHINLEVSTSNNTWVIAGATVGSVVGLMALVLFLIFILSRNRDTEDEMPNDIKEDAQAPKRVSWAKSGTGSDIISKNGTLFSIATSPSPRDPHHLPNNHYPYPPGASDTASFLTASGSTTTYRLCPGEPNPLHGLPGYNVSSMPNHTHIQHLYQNPPRHHSPAVLKTNSCSPPRTEGPMPQTPRPLNMPINTATLSRMGAVPVMVPSQNHAGSLV; encoded by the exons GTGATTCTCAGCGGGTGGAGATGCCTCGGAAAGACATGGAGGTAGTTATGGGCCAAATGGTTGTTCTGGAGGCCTGGTACACCCCCACCACTCCTATAGAGAAGAACACCGTTATCTGGAACTTCATGTCCAATGACTCCAAACAA ATCATCTCCTACTCATCTGGACAGATTGGCATTGGCAGCACTGAGTTTCGGAAGCGGGCGGGTTTTGCCATGTCCATGCCCTCTGCTAATCTGTCCATCTACATCAACAACACACAGGAGTCCGACTCAGGACGCTACCTCTGCAATGTCATTATCCCTGGAGCTCCAGGCCTTTCTGGGGAACTGCGCCTCAATGTTAAAG TTCCACCTTCCACTCCTGTGTGCTCTATGACGGGAGATCCTGTAGTGAGTGGCAATGTGACTCTGAGCTGTAAATCCAGCTATGGCAAACCTGTTCCTCAGTACAAGTGGACCAAAGCAGCTCCTCTTTCTGAAGTTTTCTTCTCTCCCATGCAAA ATGAAAGGCAAGGCACCCTTCGACTTAGCAACCTCACCAAAAACATGTCTGGCAAGTACGTCTGCCGTGCCATCAACACTGCGGGGACCGATAGCTGCCACATCAATTTAGAGGTCTCCACCT CTAACAATACCTGGGTCATCGCTGGTGCCACAGTGGGTTCAGTGGTGGGACTGATGGCGCTTGTGTTATTCCTGATTTTTATCCTGAGTAGAAACCGTGATACAGAGGATGAGATGCCCAATGACATCAA GGAAGATGCACAGGCGCCTAAACGGGTTTCCTGGGCTAAAAGTGGCACAGGATCAGACATCATATCAAAGAACGGCACGTTATTCTCCATAGCCACCAGTCCTTCTCCACGGGACCCTCACCATCTACCTAACAACCATTACCCATATCCTCCAGGTGCCTCTGACACCGCCTCCTTCCTCACAGCCTCTGGGAGCACCACCACATACCGCCTTTGCCCTGGAGAGCCCAACCCACTTCACGGCCTGCCTGGATACAACGTCAGCAGCATGCCTAATCACACGCACATCCAACACCTCTACCAAAACCCTCCACGCCATCATAGTCCCGCAGTCCTCAAGACTAACAGCTGCTCCCCACCAAGGACTGAGGGGCCCATGCCACAGACCCCACGCCCACTCAACATGCCTATAAACACTGCCACTCTGTCCCGCATGGGTGCTGTGCCAGTCATGGTGCCTTCCCAGAACCATGCAGGTTCACTGGTTTAG
- the LOC127631954 gene encoding endothelial cell-selective adhesion molecule-like isoform X1 — protein MEKMLMYWRSGIFLFLTLLLVFPGDSQRVEMPRKDMEVVMGQMVVLEAWYTPTTPIEKNTVIWNFMSNDSKQIISYSSGQIGIGSTEFRKRAGFAMSMPSANLSIYINNTQESDSGRYLCNVIIPGAPGLSGELRLNVKVPPSTPVCSMTGDPVVSGNVTLSCKSSYGKPVPQYKWTKAAPLSEVFFSPMQKWRSCPQPLLVLGYLDERQGTLRLSNLTKNMSGKYVCRAINTAGTDSCHINLEVSTSNNTWVIAGATVGSVVGLMALVLFLIFILSRNRDTEDEMPNDIKEDAQAPKRVSWAKSGTGSDIISKNGTLFSIATSPSPRDPHHLPNNHYPYPPGASDTASFLTASGSTTTYRLCPGEPNPLHGLPGYNVSSMPNHTHIQHLYQNPPRHHSPAVLKTNSCSPPRTEGPMPQTPRPLNMPINTATLSRMGAVPVMVPSQNHAGSLV, from the exons GTGATTCTCAGCGGGTGGAGATGCCTCGGAAAGACATGGAGGTAGTTATGGGCCAAATGGTTGTTCTGGAGGCCTGGTACACCCCCACCACTCCTATAGAGAAGAACACCGTTATCTGGAACTTCATGTCCAATGACTCCAAACAA ATCATCTCCTACTCATCTGGACAGATTGGCATTGGCAGCACTGAGTTTCGGAAGCGGGCGGGTTTTGCCATGTCCATGCCCTCTGCTAATCTGTCCATCTACATCAACAACACACAGGAGTCCGACTCAGGACGCTACCTCTGCAATGTCATTATCCCTGGAGCTCCAGGCCTTTCTGGGGAACTGCGCCTCAATGTTAAAG TTCCACCTTCCACTCCTGTGTGCTCTATGACGGGAGATCCTGTAGTGAGTGGCAATGTGACTCTGAGCTGTAAATCCAGCTATGGCAAACCTGTTCCTCAGTACAAGTGGACCAAAGCAGCTCCTCTTTCTGAAGTTTTCTTCTCTCCCATGCAAA AGTGGAGGTCCTGTCCCCAGCCTTTGCTTGTGCTGGGCTACCTGG ATGAAAGGCAAGGCACCCTTCGACTTAGCAACCTCACCAAAAACATGTCTGGCAAGTACGTCTGCCGTGCCATCAACACTGCGGGGACCGATAGCTGCCACATCAATTTAGAGGTCTCCACCT CTAACAATACCTGGGTCATCGCTGGTGCCACAGTGGGTTCAGTGGTGGGACTGATGGCGCTTGTGTTATTCCTGATTTTTATCCTGAGTAGAAACCGTGATACAGAGGATGAGATGCCCAATGACATCAA GGAAGATGCACAGGCGCCTAAACGGGTTTCCTGGGCTAAAAGTGGCACAGGATCAGACATCATATCAAAGAACGGCACGTTATTCTCCATAGCCACCAGTCCTTCTCCACGGGACCCTCACCATCTACCTAACAACCATTACCCATATCCTCCAGGTGCCTCTGACACCGCCTCCTTCCTCACAGCCTCTGGGAGCACCACCACATACCGCCTTTGCCCTGGAGAGCCCAACCCACTTCACGGCCTGCCTGGATACAACGTCAGCAGCATGCCTAATCACACGCACATCCAACACCTCTACCAAAACCCTCCACGCCATCATAGTCCCGCAGTCCTCAAGACTAACAGCTGCTCCCCACCAAGGACTGAGGGGCCCATGCCACAGACCCCACGCCCACTCAACATGCCTATAAACACTGCCACTCTGTCCCGCATGGGTGCTGTGCCAGTCATGGTGCCTTCCCAGAACCATGCAGGTTCACTGGTTTAG